The Montipora capricornis isolate CH-2021 chromosome 6, ASM3666992v2, whole genome shotgun sequence genome has a window encoding:
- the LOC138053778 gene encoding uncharacterized protein: protein MPQWCIAYGCTNSSDMEIKKSWHRLPLENKELLSKWLAKIRRTNTPVNEHSRLCGDHFEADYFKKIPCSSRVNLKPGSIPTKFCFVQEKTPRKLPAERKSVERKQPRLNVNDPSDDIAECEIDKMELEIEESEEERLRGRIKELELSLERETARRKTAEAALETKRFSVKNLRQDPKVFKFYTGFTEEQFSCLLEFFGDGMNNLTYWGSSSASNSNNEDLGGSKPGPSRKLTSEDELLLVLTRLRVGMLEQDLAVRFELSQSHVSRIITTWVNAMFHRFKEGEIWPMREQALGNLPEKVREFCPTLRCIIDATEIYIEQPKNPEAQQLTFSTYKNHNTLKSLIGISGDGAINFVSTLEGGSISDRDLTVKSGILGKDWAKGDVLMADRGFEIQDDLAPLGVKLNIPPFLKGKGQFQEDELVETRRIAKFRIHVERAIERIKNYHILDYVPITLCSSGIIDQMFFVCAMLTNFLPPLVSDNKEISDMTS, encoded by the coding sequence ATGCCTCAATGGTGTATTGCCTACGGCTGTACAAACTCTTCAGACATGGAAATCAAAAAGTCGTGGCATCGCTTACCGCTGGAGAACAAAGAACTGCTTTCCAAATGGCTTGCAAAAATTCGACGAACGAACACGCCAGTTAATGAGCACTCGAGGCTATGTGGTGACCACTTTGAGGCCgattactttaaaaaaatcccGTGTTCCTCGCGTGTCAACTTAAAACCAGGGTCTATTCCCACAAAGTTTTGCTTTGTTCAAGAGAAAACACCGAGGAAACTTCCAGCAGAGCGAAAATCGGTCGAAAGGAAACAGCCACGTTTAAACGTAAACGACCCGTCAGATGATATTGCAGAATGTGAGATTGACAAAATGGAGCTCGAGATCGAGGAGTCTGAAGAAGAACGGTTGAGAGGAAGAATCAAAGAATTGGAGCTATCCCTGGAGAGAGAAACTGCCCGAAGGAAAACAGCTGAAGCTGCCTTAGAAACTAAGAGATTCTCTGTGAAAAATTTGCGACAAGATCCAAAGGTATTTAAATTTTACACCGGTTTTACTGAAGAACAGTTTTCTTGCCTTTTGGaattttttggcgatggaatGAACAATCTGACCTACTGGGGATCATCAAGTGCTTCCAATTCCAACAATGAAGATTTGGGAGGTTCGAAACCTGGGCCGTCAAGGAAACTGACCTCTGAAGATGAGCTACTTCTGGTGTTGACCAGGCTGCGTGTTGGAATGCTTGAACAAGATTTAGCTGTTCGTTTTGAGCTCTCGCAATCGCATGTATCAAGAATTATCACCACCTGGGTTAATGCCATGTTTCACCGCTTTAAAGAAGGAGAAATCTGGCCAATGCGTGAGCAGGCATTGGGAAACTTACCTGAAAAGGTGAGGGAGTTTTGTCCAACATTAAGGTGTATCATTGATGCTACAGAAATTTATATTGAACAGCCCAAAAACCCCGAGGCTCAGCAGCTTACATTCTCGACATACAAGAATCATAACACCCTGAAGTCCCTCATTGGAATCAGTGGTGATGGTGCAATAAACTTTGTCTCCACTTTAGAAGGTGGGTCAATTTCAGACAGGGATCTGACAGTGAAATCTGGCATTCTTGGCAAGGACTGGGCTAAGGGTGATGTGCTAATGGCAGATCGTGGGTTTGAAATACAAGATGACCTCGCACCTTTGGGTGTGAAGTTGAACATTCCCCCTTTCTTAAAAGGGAAAGGTCAATTTCAAGAAGATGAACTTGTGGAAACTCGACGTATTGCCAAGTTTCGCATTCATGTTGAGCGAGCCATTGAGCGAATCAAAAATTATCACATCTTGGACTATGTGCCAATCACATTGTGCTCATCTGGCATTATTGATCAAATGTTCTTTGTTTGTGCAATGCTGACAAACTTTCTGCCACCATTAGTGTCAGACAACAAGGAAATCAGCGACATGACCTCCTGA
- the LOC138050455 gene encoding uncharacterized protein, which produces MVECFAPDCNHQSESHTCRFFSFPSREKKADEYRRWIRLLRRQDREPGKHSRVCSCHFRDGNKSNGPESFKRNQNKLFPAEQGTKPKKKKSSQPGRSMCMQEVIEAAREKIKSKQVPERSESSTKEIVLEAELEQAKMEITDLKEKIGYLKNHYTVSTLNEDVLKMETGLPTRDVFNIVVSYTERFKDEINYFAGWRVESIRFEDQIFITLMKVRQNYTNLHLAQLFSCSVSTIANIVTTFIHVIHSILFTDLMTSIPSRDKNKLSAPSSFNQFGSCRVVIDCTDIEIATPGLMSQQNATYSSYRGMHSFKVIVGVAPNGVITYVSKLYPGSISDKAIVQQSGLLNHLTAGDLVLADKGFLIQDLVPNGVSVNIPPFLNTGTFTESEAQATKAIAKCRIHVERANARLKDFKILSFIPSYLRCHADIIFQLCASLVNLQFPLIKEGCEGYEFD; this is translated from the exons ATGGTTGAATGCTTTGCGCCCGACTGCAACCATCAATCGGAAAGTCACACGTGCAGATTTTTTAGTTTCCCTAGCAGGGAAAAAAAAGCGGATGAATACAGGAGATGGATTCGTCTATTGAG GAGACAAGACAGAGAGCCAGGGAAGCATTCCCGAGTTTGCAGCTGCCATTTCAGGGATGGGAACAAAAGTAATGGCCCTGAGAGTTTCAAGAGGAACCAAAATAAACTTTTTCCTGCAGAACAAGGAAccaaaccaaaaaagaaaaaatcgagCCAGCCAGGAAGGAGTATGTGTATGCAAGAAGTGATAGAGGCTGCAAGGGAGAAAATTAAATCCAAACAAGTGCCTGAGAGATCTGAATCAAgtacaaaggaaattgttttAGAAGCAGAGCTAGAACaagcaaaaatggaaataactGACTTGAAAGAAAAGATTGGATACTTAAAAAATCATTACACAGTTTCTACATTGAATGAAGATGTTTTGAAGATGGAAACTGGGCTCCCAACTAGAGATGTTTTCAACATTGTTGTTAGTTATACAGAAAGGTTCAAAGATGAAATCAATTACTTTGCTGGCTGGAGAGTCGAATCGATCAGATTTGAAGACCAAATATTTATTACATTAATGAAAGTCAGACAAAATTACACAAATCTTCATCTTGCTCAATTATTTAGCTGTAGTGTATCCACAATTGCAAATATTGTTACTACATTCATCCATGTtatccattcaattttatttactGATCTCATGACATCAATCCCTTCTAGGGATAAGAACAAACTGTCTGCCCCATCATCATTTAATCAATTTGGGTCTTGTAGGGTAGTAATAGACTGTACGGACATCGAGATCGCCACACCAGGATTAATGAGCCAGCAAAATGCTACTTACTCGAGTTATAGAGGAATGCATTCTTTTAAAGTCATTGTGGGTGTTGCACCAAATGGTGTAATTACCTATGTCAGTAAGCTATATCCAGGTTCGATATCTGATAAAGCAATTGTGCAGCAATCTGGATTGTTAAATCACCTGACTGCTGGGGATTTGGTCCTAGCCGACAAAGGCTTTCTGATTCAGGACCTTGTACCAAATGGTGTCTCAGTAAATATTCCACCTTTTCTAAACACTGGGACATTCACCGAAAGTGAAGCACAGGCAACAAAGGCCATCGCAAAATGTAGAATTCATGTTGAGAGGGCAAATGCTCGGCTTAAAGATTTTAAGATATTAAGCTTTATTCCTTCATATTTACGCTGTCATGCAGACATTATTTTTCAGCTGTGTGCATCACTTGTCAATTTGCAGTTCCCACTGATCAAAGAGGGATGTGAAGGATATGAATTTGATTAA
- the LOC138053780 gene encoding uncharacterized protein, which produces MNEEIKASGISPEQSELDVLLEEVTEREEMAEEERFQQEKKSEKDQEKAKDIRLKAMEKLSQTKKRKSEENSDDPPKKSRRTGSDTLSFLKEKNEREMDFKQKELELRSKEQGV; this is translated from the coding sequence ATGAATGAAGAGATCAAAGCAAGTGGGATCTCTCCCGAGCAGAGTGAACTTGACGTCCTGTTAGAAGAGGTAACGGAAAGAGAGGAGATGGCAGAGGAGGAGCGAtttcaacaagaaaaaaaatcagagAAAGATCAAGAGAAGGCGAAAGATATTCGATTAAAAGCCATGGAAAAACTGtctcaaacaaagaaaaggaagtcAGAAGAAAATTCCGATGACCCGCCCAAAAAAAGTCGAAGAACAGGGAGTGATACTCTCTCTttcctgaaggaaaaaaatgaacGAGAAAtggatttcaaacaaaaagaactCGAATTGAGGAGCAAGGAGCAAGGAGtataa
- the LOC138051972 gene encoding uncharacterized protein, translating into MAEASDNSCSSEDDEYSDPLEVAASAGARLSVPEKASISRKRKVPTNPAEKKRNVRGSVDPKVSAWDRMNEFKDQCLTTVSGNLRCDACRETLSKKKSTVKKHVASVKHITALEKIKKSKKKDQNIKDLLAKTSGGAKGSTLPEDMRLYRYELVEALLKAGIPLSKADSLRPFLEKYGHRLTSRNHLAEFIPTIHQKEIDLVKSEIAANSAFSVIFDGSTRLGEALAIVVRFIDKDWNIQQRLLKLEVLAKSMNGEELAQRLIQCMAVEYKIQPNQLLAAMRDGASVNEAGLRQVMFFFPNIFNVICFSHTIDNVGKHFEFSVLDTFSRCWNTMFSLSPAARLLWKTRTGTAMRLHSKTRWWSKWEVLNQVMEFFGDVEPFLRENDNLSPVCRASLLEIFDDPVTARDLDIELAAMIDAGKHFVQATYYLEGDGPLVFACYERLSALAHAIAIDSFPNTEAKARQHAGRNMALYNQLVAQGKACINPGFRFYQQKFSLQFHNVVRAFKAARLCCPVQVQALRPTAVSVQELKQFTFITDAEVVQLVEELPNYLATADGAAIETEEDKVQWWATHAAALPNWSAAVKKILLVQPSSASAERVFSLLQNAFSKQQEAALEETVETSVMLRYNDNKRT; encoded by the coding sequence atggcggaggcgaGTGATAATTCATGCTCGAGTGAAGATGATGAATATTCAGATCCTTTGGAAGTAGCAGCTAGTGCTGGAGCTAGATTAAGTGTTCCAGAAAAAGCCAGTATCTCTCGGAAAAGAAAAGTGCCGACTAATCCAgccgaaaagaagagaaatgttCGTGGATCAGTCGATCCAAAAGTGTCCGCGTGGGATAGAATGAACGAGTTTAAGGACCAGTGCCTAACTACAGTGTCGGGAAATCTAAGATGTGACGCCTGCAGAGAaactctttccaaaaaaaagagtACTGTCAAGAAACATGTAGCATCCGTAAAGCACATCACAGCGCTAGAGAAGATTaagaaaagcaagaagaaaGATCAAAATATCAAGGATCTTCTTGCAAAAACAAGCGGAGGAGCAAAAGGATCCACATTACCCGAAGACATGAGGCTCTATCGATACGAGCTCGTGGAAGCTCTGCTGAAGGCAGGTATCCCTCTTTCAAAAGCCGACAGTTTGcgaccatttcttgaaaaatatggtcATCGCCTGACATCTCGGAACCATCTCGCAGAATTCATTCCCACGATTCATCAGAAGGAGATAGACTTAGTGAAATCCGAAATAGCTGCCAACAGTGCTTTTTCTGTGATCTTTGATGGGAGCACCAGGCTTGGGGAAGCGTTGGCAATTGTCGTCCGCTTCATTGACAAAGATTGGAATATACAGCAGAGGCTTCTCAAACTTGAAGTTCTAGCCAAGAGCATGAATGGGGAAGAGCTTGCTCAAAGACTGATTCAGTGCATGGCTGTGGAGTATAAAATACAGCCGAACCAGCTTCTAGCAGCAATGAGAGATGGTGCCTCAGTAAATGAGGCTGGATTGCGTCAAGTCATGTTTTTCTTTCCCAATATTTTTAATGTCATCTGTTTCTCACACACAATCGACAATGTTGGGAAACACTTTGAATTTAGTGTCCTAGACACATTTTCTAGGTGTTGGAACACCATGTTTTCTCTAAGTCCAGCTGCCCGGCTGTTGTGGAAGACAAGAACTGGCACAGCAATGCGACTTCATTCCAAAACCAGATGGTGGAGCAAATGGGAAGTCCTCAATCAGGTAATGGAGTTTTTTGGGGACGTTGAGCCCTTCCTAAGAGAAAATGATAACCTGTCTCCTGTTTGCCGTGCAAGCCTGTTGGAGATTTTTGATGATCCAGTTACTGCTAGAGACTTAGACATTGAGCTTGCTGCTATGATTGATGCGGGCAAGCACTTTGTTCAAGCAACTTATTATCTTGAGGGGGATGGTCCCTTAGTATTTGCTTGCTATGAACGTTTGTCTGCATTAGCACATGCAATAGCCATTGACTCTTTTCCAAACACCGAGGCCAAAGCTCGCCAACATGCAGGTAGAAATATGGCATTGTACAACCAGTTAGTTGCCCAAGGAAAGGCATGCATCAATCCAGGCTTCCGCTTTTACCAACAGAAATTCAGTTTGCAGTTCCACAATGTTGTTCGTGCATTTAAGGCTGCACGCTTATGTTGCCCAGTACAGGTGCAAGCACTACGTCCAACTGCTGTATCAGTCCAGGAACTAAAGCAATTTACTTTCATTACTGATGCAGAGGTTGTACAGCTTGTGGAAGAGCTGCCAAACTATCTGGCCACTGCTGATGGTGCAGCCATTGAAACAGAAGAAGACAAAGTACAGTGGTGGGCTACACATGCCGCTGCTCTCCCAAATTGGTCTGCTGCAGTCAAAAAGATCTTGTTGGTGCAGCCTAGTTCAGCATCGGCTGAGCGAGTGTTTAGCCTGCTACAAAATGCATTTAGCAAGCAGCAAGAGGCAGCATTAGAGGAAACAGTGGAAACATCGGTCATGTTACGTTACAATGACAATAAGCGCACATGA
- the LOC138053777 gene encoding uncharacterized protein encodes MASLTIASLLSFFAEEKKSIERGENHYKSAHIESVTYNQGVLRGEVHASMKKKVTIYLDEQFGIKSTDCECPRGKFKCSHAAALFIHGIHYIGRTDIECQWRKRKTNSSLSLLAVEEMFPMPKKYVAISRSPTTVDRSALYTRLKEYGRFTGLCWLMCPEPAPPAQLSIPTIEEIIYSEDFLQAIGAQQQLDVLVRKAKITEVDVLQVSQKTVGQRDNPAWHIARRGRLTASNFGSVLNAKRVTPSLLKRLMGEYDLSKVKAVQWGVNNEAEAVKAFTNLTGKTVQETGIWLDLSGILGASPDGIVDEESVLEAKCPYTERNMTIEEAVNTSPNFCLKKCENGQYALKQDHVYWHQVQGEIYFSRRKFCYFVVWTSKDAVVLKIAKDEAWSENITKLTQFYFENLFPKIVEGQLQLFSDN; translated from the exons atggcgtcgcTCACGATCGCATCTTTGCTATCTTTCTTTGCTGAAGAGAAAAAATCGATTGAGCGAGGGGAAAATCATTATAAGTCCGCCCATATTGAATCGGTAACTTACAACCAAGGTGTTTTGCGAGGAGAGGTCCACGCAAGTATGAAGAAAAAAGTCACG ATATACCTGGATGAGCAATTTGGTATAAAATCGACGGACTGTGAATGCCCACGGGGGAAATTTAAATGTAGTCATGCAGCTGCTCTCTTTATACATGGCATTCATTATATAGGGCGCACAGATATTGAATGCCAGTggaggaaaaggaaaacaaacagcTCCCTGTCCTTGTTGGCAGTGGAAGAAATGTTTCCAATGCCAAAGAAGTATGTGGCAATTTCTAGATCTCCCACCACAGTAGACCGCTCTGCCCTCTATACTCGCTTGAAGGAATATGGGAGGTTCACTGGTTTATGCTGGCTTATGTGTCCAGAACCTGCGCCCCCAGCCCAATTATCTATACCCACCATTGAAGAAATCATCTATTCAGAGGACTTCCTCCAAGCCATAGGTGCTCAGCAACAGCTGGATGTCTTAGTGCGCAAAGCTAAAATCACTGAAGTGGATGTCCTTCAAGTCAGCCAAAAGACTGTGGGTCAACGAGACAACCCAGCCTGGCACATTGCAAGACGAGGACGGCTCACTGCAAGCAATTTCGGTTCTGTTCTTAATGCTAAAAGGGTCACCCCTTCACTTCTTAAACGACTCATGGGGGAATATGACTTATCAAAGGTAAAAGCAGTGCAGTGGGGGGTAAACAATGAGGCTGAAGCTGTAAAAGCTTTTACCAATCTAACCGGAAAGACTGTCCAGGAAACTGGAATTTGGCTTGATTTGTCTGGTATTCTTGGTGCCTCCCCAGATGGGATCGTGGATGAGGAATCTGTTCTGGAGGCCAAATGCCCTTATACGGAAAGAAACATGACTATTGAAGAGGCAGTCAACACCTCACCCAATTTCTGCCTAAAGAAATGTGAAAATGGCCAATATGCTTTAAAGCAAGACCACGTTTATTGGCATCAGGTGCAAGGGGAAATATATTTTAGTCGGAGGAAGTTTTGCTACTTTGTTGTCTGGACAAGTAAAGATGCAGTTGTCTTGAAAATAGCAAAGGATGAGGCCTGGAGTGAAAACATCACAAAACTCACCcagttttattttgaaaacctCTTCCCAAAGATTGTTGAGGGACAATTACAGTTATTTTCTGATAATTGA